Proteins encoded within one genomic window of Bremerella alba:
- a CDS encoding VWA domain-containing protein encodes MASKNIPLIPERQQRRGVFIVLAAFVMIVLFAFLSLGIDSGLIAMEQTRLQNAVDSAALAASQDITSAVQGASEGGDPNSISLEHAREMAADVADRNGVYVDPSKDVVFGKRTYNEGTGEWGITWNEGPYNVVKVVARRDQTDMSARDSRVPLAFGWAVGTPTIGLQAEAIAFVEARDMVVVLDFSGSMNDDSRYSSINRLGQDNIEANMTDIFNAMNPNVGDLTFEQDYLTIIGDPPTSSAAPQNEVTFKDREVEVKSTKTISRVRLYFDNGRSQYFYPNSKNGTFSGSGSNNGRRIDRVYVRAGNASGNGEQFRDTNDAVEEAFGLDDIRYPFDRGSWDEFINYCRNNVPSNSGNRQKYGKLNFVDYVLTNRYHNYETEDLWKAPHYPFHAVKNGLTLFLDFLEELDFGDEVGIVSYDESSRVEHTLNDGNAYASLNGNLISDDYDSLDTIQRHKQAGHYGSYTAVGFGVEEADELLQAHSRHGARPTIVLMTDGNANRYESGWSMPRDWDWDDYTDYDGDGHADYSTNDRSKQYAIWEAVQAHKRGVTIHTMSVGAGADRNVMTAIANACGGIHISVPGGSTIAELESQMLSAFQQIAAKVPPPQLVYDLSQAQE; translated from the coding sequence ATGGCCAGCAAAAACATTCCACTGATTCCTGAGCGACAACAGCGACGCGGCGTGTTTATCGTGCTTGCGGCGTTTGTAATGATCGTGCTGTTCGCTTTCCTCTCGCTCGGTATCGATTCCGGGCTGATTGCAATGGAACAAACTCGCCTACAGAACGCCGTTGATTCGGCCGCATTGGCGGCCTCGCAAGATATCACGTCCGCAGTTCAAGGTGCAAGCGAAGGGGGAGATCCTAACTCGATCTCGCTAGAACATGCACGGGAAATGGCCGCGGATGTTGCCGACCGCAATGGGGTTTACGTCGATCCGAGCAAGGACGTGGTCTTCGGTAAGCGAACCTACAACGAAGGGACTGGCGAGTGGGGCATCACCTGGAATGAAGGCCCCTACAACGTGGTCAAGGTTGTTGCTCGCCGTGACCAGACTGATATGAGTGCACGCGACAGCAGAGTGCCGCTCGCATTCGGTTGGGCCGTGGGGACACCGACGATTGGTCTGCAAGCAGAAGCCATCGCATTTGTTGAAGCTCGCGACATGGTCGTGGTGCTCGACTTCTCTGGCTCGATGAACGACGACAGCCGCTACTCGTCGATCAATCGTTTGGGACAAGACAACATCGAAGCGAACATGACCGACATCTTCAATGCCATGAATCCCAATGTGGGCGATTTGACATTCGAGCAAGACTACCTCACCATCATTGGCGATCCACCTACAAGCTCGGCCGCTCCGCAAAACGAAGTGACGTTTAAAGATCGTGAAGTCGAAGTCAAATCAACCAAGACCATCAGCCGGGTCCGTTTGTACTTTGACAATGGACGTTCCCAGTATTTTTATCCCAACAGCAAAAACGGAACCTTCTCGGGCTCAGGCTCGAATAACGGTCGACGGATCGATCGGGTTTATGTGAGAGCTGGTAATGCTTCGGGCAACGGGGAACAGTTCCGCGATACCAACGACGCCGTGGAAGAGGCGTTTGGCTTAGATGACATCCGGTATCCTTTCGACCGAGGTAGCTGGGACGAATTCATCAACTACTGTAGAAACAACGTCCCCAGCAATAGCGGCAACCGGCAGAAGTACGGCAAACTGAACTTTGTTGATTACGTTCTGACCAACCGATACCACAACTACGAAACAGAAGACCTCTGGAAGGCACCCCACTATCCCTTCCATGCCGTGAAGAATGGACTGACCCTGTTCCTCGACTTCCTCGAAGAACTCGACTTCGGTGACGAAGTGGGTATCGTCTCCTACGATGAATCTTCCCGAGTCGAGCACACGCTCAACGATGGTAACGCCTACGCCAGCTTGAACGGCAACTTGATCTCGGACGACTACGATTCGCTCGATACGATTCAACGTCACAAGCAGGCCGGTCACTACGGAAGCTACACGGCTGTTGGTTTTGGGGTGGAGGAAGCGGACGAGTTGCTTCAAGCTCATTCGCGACATGGTGCCCGTCCGACAATCGTGCTGATGACCGACGGCAACGCCAACCGCTACGAAAGTGGCTGGAGCATGCCTCGTGATTGGGACTGGGATGACTATACCGACTACGATGGCGACGGTCACGCGGACTACTCTACCAATGATCGCTCGAAACAATATGCCATCTGGGAGGCCGTCCAGGCCCACAAACGCGGCGTGACGATCCACACCATGAGCGTGGGTGCCGGTGCCGACCGCAACGTGATGACAGCCATTGCCAATGCGTGCGGAGGCATCCATATCAGCGTGCCCGGTGGCTCGACGATCGCCGAGTTGGAATCTCAAATGCTTTCCGCATTTCAGCAAATCGCCGCCAAGGTTCCACCACCGCAACTGGTTTATGACTTGAGTCAGGCCCAAGAGTAG
- a CDS encoding DUF6960 family protein: MTPSDDSIPIQNSESFPVKPPVSWVMFSRWPEDGDGWIFPQDRHKAEGLIPSDFIFRRETTDDDFYLISYGEVQLKIRPVLMEEVPEPKYKMGEIVELAHQFDVEKLTTGTIYAVRWSEYHQEPHYYLIRGDLKSQNAYLAKDLRPFEPPQEFHAMHEYDP, translated from the coding sequence ATGACTCCCTCGGACGATTCAATTCCCATCCAGAACAGCGAATCTTTCCCCGTCAAACCGCCGGTGTCTTGGGTCATGTTTTCCCGTTGGCCAGAAGATGGTGACGGCTGGATCTTTCCCCAGGATCGCCACAAAGCGGAAGGGCTGATTCCGAGCGATTTCATCTTTCGCCGCGAAACGACGGACGATGACTTTTACTTAATCAGCTACGGCGAAGTCCAATTGAAGATACGCCCGGTTTTGATGGAAGAAGTACCGGAACCGAAATACAAGATGGGTGAGATCGTTGAACTAGCGCATCAATTCGATGTCGAAAAGTTAACTACGGGAACCATCTATGCGGTTCGCTGGAGTGAATATCACCAGGAACCGCACTATTATCTCATCCGTGGCGATCTCAAGAGCCAGAACGCATACCTGGCCAAAGATCTACGTCCTTTTGAGCCACCTCAAGAGTTCCACGCGATGCACGAATACGACCCGTAA
- a CDS encoding endonuclease/exonuclease/phosphatase family protein, translating into MRALILSSLAFIVGLVAATGCNVEQVLEQLPDGVQTTTTSKPQFSETIRLASFNIQVFGQSKMNKPEVMKTLTQVVKSFDIVAVQELRSKEQDVIPRWLEMINADGSRWASLVGPRLGRTTSTEQYVFLYDTAKIEFIEKSDFTINDPHDLLHREPYVASFRTRVGSDVQPFSFTLINIHTDPDEVDEELNALGEVFEVVRDANPHEDDVILLGDLNTDYTDFGMLGQVPGIFATVQGTPTNTRKSKSYDNIVFDQRRTTEFAGQAGVLDLMAAFQMTEEQALDVSDHLPVWATFSTVEASGGTLAAAPAGTTR; encoded by the coding sequence GTGCGTGCTCTCATTCTTTCTTCGCTTGCGTTTATTGTTGGTCTTGTTGCAGCTACCGGCTGCAATGTCGAGCAGGTTCTGGAACAACTGCCTGACGGCGTACAGACTACCACGACATCGAAACCGCAATTTAGCGAAACGATTCGACTTGCCAGCTTCAATATTCAAGTCTTCGGACAGTCGAAAATGAATAAGCCGGAAGTCATGAAAACATTGACCCAAGTGGTCAAGTCGTTTGACATCGTGGCAGTCCAGGAGCTTCGCAGCAAAGAACAAGATGTCATTCCGCGTTGGCTAGAGATGATCAACGCCGATGGCTCTCGCTGGGCTTCCTTGGTGGGACCACGCCTGGGACGCACGACGAGTACAGAGCAGTACGTTTTCTTGTATGATACGGCCAAAATCGAGTTCATCGAAAAAAGCGACTTCACGATCAACGATCCTCACGACTTGCTGCACCGCGAGCCTTACGTCGCTTCATTTCGCACTCGGGTTGGTTCAGACGTTCAGCCATTCAGTTTTACCTTGATCAACATCCATACCGACCCAGACGAGGTTGATGAGGAGTTGAATGCATTAGGTGAGGTTTTCGAAGTCGTCCGCGATGCCAATCCTCACGAAGACGATGTAATCCTTTTGGGTGACTTAAACACGGACTACACCGATTTTGGGATGCTGGGGCAAGTCCCTGGCATCTTCGCCACGGTTCAAGGGACGCCGACCAACACGCGGAAAAGTAAGAGCTACGACAACATTGTATTCGATCAGCGTCGTACAACGGAGTTCGCCGGACAGGCAGGCGTGCTAGATCTGATGGCGGCCTTTCAGATGACCGAAGAGCAGGCTCTGGATGTTTCCGATCATCTGCCGGTATGGGCGACGTTCTCCACGGTTGAAGCGAGTGGCGGAACGCTGGCAGCAGCTCCGGCAGGCACGACTCGATAA
- a CDS encoding HEAT repeat domain-containing protein: MEASHAVQALGGVKSEERRKAAEACAKDPSIAMAAIVPLCRCCSDSDEEVSQWSQAALEELGPPEADELDSLLELTTSAASTAYWAVTLIGRLQAKASPAVASLGKLIEKEDTPVEVRDRAIWAIGQIGVADEAIKTTLQKAAQSENARTARLASKALSKLQ; the protein is encoded by the coding sequence ATGGAAGCATCGCATGCAGTCCAGGCCCTGGGCGGAGTGAAATCAGAAGAACGCCGAAAAGCTGCAGAAGCTTGTGCCAAGGATCCTAGTATTGCAATGGCCGCAATCGTGCCTCTATGCCGCTGCTGTAGCGATAGTGATGAAGAGGTCAGCCAATGGAGCCAAGCGGCATTGGAAGAGTTAGGCCCTCCGGAGGCCGATGAACTTGACTCGCTGCTTGAGCTAACCACCTCCGCCGCATCGACTGCCTATTGGGCTGTGACACTTATCGGACGACTTCAAGCCAAAGCATCTCCGGCAGTCGCGAGCCTAGGAAAATTGATTGAGAAAGAGGACACTCCTGTCGAAGTTCGCGATCGTGCAATCTGGGCGATCGGTCAAATCGGAGTGGCTGACGAGGCGATCAAGACAACCCTGCAGAAGGCCGCCCAAAGCGAAAACGCCCGCACGGCTCGATTGGCCTCCAAGGCATTGAGCAAATTGCAGTGA
- a CDS encoding sensor histidine kinase: protein MSSHFPSNPTPSSEDTSGAHSTVPPSIDTSKLPSLSQEAQANLWRYIDHLERWRQSIGFEIHDGLTQQITAALLFLESYDQEKSDSTPLDRCRAILEEALTESRCLIQGLNPKRLDEEGIEAALLDFIKVPSLSPAQIHVEVEQVLPLLAPWQRSCIFRFFQECITNARKHSEALRIDVSLKRQGQDLVACVSDDGMGFDVESIELIGYGLTGLRQKADLLEGKLTITSAPDCGTKIELRFSSDTINIKKP from the coding sequence ATGAGTTCCCATTTCCCTTCTAACCCGACACCGTCGTCGGAAGATACGTCCGGGGCTCATTCGACCGTCCCACCTAGTATCGATACGTCCAAGCTACCAAGCTTAAGCCAGGAAGCCCAGGCGAATTTGTGGCGTTACATCGACCATCTCGAACGGTGGCGGCAATCGATTGGCTTCGAGATCCACGATGGCCTGACGCAGCAAATCACTGCGGCATTACTCTTTCTTGAGTCGTACGACCAAGAGAAGTCTGATTCAACGCCGCTGGATCGGTGTCGAGCCATACTAGAAGAAGCGCTCACCGAGTCACGTTGCTTGATCCAAGGCCTCAACCCCAAACGACTTGATGAGGAAGGTATCGAAGCGGCTCTCTTAGACTTCATCAAAGTTCCTTCCCTTTCCCCGGCCCAGATTCATGTTGAAGTGGAGCAAGTCTTGCCCCTTCTTGCCCCTTGGCAGCGATCGTGCATCTTTCGATTCTTCCAAGAGTGCATCACGAACGCACGAAAACATAGCGAAGCACTTAGGATTGATGTGTCACTCAAGCGACAAGGCCAGGACCTTGTTGCTTGCGTCAGCGATGATGGAATGGGCTTCGATGTCGAATCGATCGAATTGATTGGTTATGGCCTGACCGGCCTAAGACAAAAGGCCGACCTTTTAGAAGGTAAGCTCACCATCACAAGTGCCCCAGATTGCGGAACCAAGATCGAGCTTCGTTTTTCGAGCGACACAATCAACATTAAGAAACCGTGA
- a CDS encoding PP2C family protein-serine/threonine phosphatase: MIRQSAFNGSNMVFTFVLGLAALFQLVAVLMALRLNTIYRRRYAWLFISGAGVLMTLWIGAGIVDTIHSPPGNIIGEPTLWVQTLATLLTAILFFAGIATIEPLFKENEAARALLASENALLNREVQHSREEMMLAQRVQSNLLPKSAPNVPGLDIAFLSRPAEWTSGDYFDFVQPDDNTLIVTVADVCGHGLGPALLMTTSRSYFRGIARTRNQCQPIINTWNNAIAEDIEAGDFMTALVVRLDFKEQNIEYLGAGQNGLLIQADGSTKELERSGPPLGVIDNFEFPSPHRVPLTSGQILVLCTDGIHETEGQGGSQFGTHRIADLIATHRDLTAAQMVKRLDIEVRNFAIAAKAEDDLTAVIIKIA, from the coding sequence ATGATTCGCCAGAGTGCATTTAACGGCAGCAACATGGTATTCACCTTCGTTCTGGGGCTCGCCGCCCTGTTTCAACTAGTCGCAGTCCTTATGGCATTGCGTCTGAACACGATCTACCGACGTCGCTACGCGTGGCTCTTTATTTCGGGAGCCGGCGTACTCATGACCCTTTGGATTGGGGCTGGCATCGTCGATACGATTCATAGCCCGCCTGGCAACATTATCGGGGAGCCCACACTTTGGGTTCAAACACTGGCAACGCTGCTCACGGCGATTCTTTTCTTTGCTGGAATTGCGACGATTGAGCCGCTGTTTAAAGAGAACGAGGCCGCCAGGGCACTTTTGGCGAGTGAGAATGCCCTCTTAAACCGTGAAGTCCAACATAGCCGCGAAGAGATGATGCTGGCTCAACGCGTTCAATCGAATTTACTTCCCAAGTCCGCTCCGAATGTGCCTGGTCTTGATATCGCGTTCTTATCCCGACCGGCCGAATGGACCAGTGGAGACTACTTCGATTTCGTTCAACCGGATGACAACACGCTGATCGTCACGGTGGCCGATGTCTGCGGTCACGGTCTCGGCCCCGCTCTACTCATGACGACTTCGCGTTCCTATTTCCGCGGTATCGCGCGAACGCGCAACCAGTGCCAACCAATCATCAACACTTGGAACAATGCGATTGCCGAAGATATCGAGGCCGGCGATTTCATGACGGCCCTCGTAGTGCGGTTGGATTTCAAGGAGCAAAATATTGAATACCTGGGGGCCGGCCAAAATGGTCTGCTCATCCAAGCAGATGGTTCAACTAAAGAACTAGAACGGAGCGGTCCACCGCTAGGGGTCATCGATAACTTTGAGTTTCCCAGCCCTCACCGAGTCCCACTTACTTCTGGACAAATTCTAGTCCTCTGCACCGATGGAATTCATGAAACCGAGGGGCAAGGCGGCTCGCAATTCGGAACGCATCGAATCGCCGACCTGATCGCGACACACCGAGATCTGACCGCAGCCCAGATGGTGAAAAGGCTGGATATTGAGGTTCGCAATTTCGCGATCGCTGCCAAAGCCGAAGATGACCTGACGGCAGTCATTATCAAGATTGCGTAG